The following are encoded together in the Streptomyces rapamycinicus NRRL 5491 genome:
- a CDS encoding LysR family transcriptional regulator → MSDDLGNIDLNILIALDALLAERSVTRAAERVFVGQPAMSASLARLRSHFGDPLLVRQGRGMTLTPLAESLVRPTQEALTAVQAVMGASKTFDPATGPPRTFTVIASDYAQTVLIRPILRKVEAESLNIRINVFPAQADFIDQLRRGQCDLLIWPTSLAQNLSGFFSETLFTDEFVVAVDENHPGVGDTITVDELRRLPFLGINGPMTSIVESHFDRLGAGLRVAADVGGFAMAPHLVPGTRLVTVFQGLLADEAAGSGLRTMPLPVPMTTLTEAMYWHPRNNQDAAHRWFRHQLLEVAEELRL, encoded by the coding sequence ATGTCGGATGACCTTGGCAATATCGATCTCAACATTCTCATCGCCCTGGACGCTCTGCTGGCCGAACGCAGTGTGACAAGGGCCGCGGAGCGGGTCTTCGTGGGACAACCGGCGATGAGCGCCTCGCTCGCCCGGCTGAGGAGCCATTTCGGAGATCCGCTGCTCGTCAGGCAGGGGCGGGGGATGACGCTGACCCCGTTGGCCGAGTCGCTGGTGCGGCCGACGCAGGAGGCCCTGACGGCGGTTCAGGCCGTCATGGGCGCGAGCAAGACCTTCGATCCCGCCACCGGCCCTCCTCGCACCTTCACCGTGATCGCCAGCGACTACGCCCAGACGGTGCTGATCAGGCCCATTCTGCGCAAGGTGGAGGCGGAATCGCTGAACATCCGCATCAACGTCTTCCCCGCGCAAGCCGACTTCATCGACCAGCTCCGCCGGGGACAGTGCGATCTGCTGATCTGGCCGACCAGCCTTGCCCAGAATCTGTCCGGCTTCTTCAGCGAGACGCTGTTCACCGACGAGTTCGTGGTGGCCGTCGACGAGAACCACCCCGGAGTGGGTGACACCATCACCGTCGATGAGCTGCGGCGGCTGCCGTTCCTCGGGATCAACGGGCCGATGACATCGATCGTGGAGTCCCACTTCGACCGCCTGGGCGCCGGGCTCCGGGTCGCCGCCGACGTCGGGGGCTTCGCCATGGCCCCCCATCTCGTGCCCGGGACCCGCCTGGTCACCGTGTTCCAGGGACTCCTCGCGGACGAGGCCGCGGGGTCGGGGCTCAGAACGATGCCGTTACCGGTGCCCATGACCACGCTGACCGAGGCCATGTACTGGCATCCCCGCAACAACCAGGACGCCGCCCACCGCTGGTTCCGCCATCAGCTCCTGGAGGTCGCCGAGGAACTCAGGCTGTGA
- a CDS encoding O-methyltransferase has translation MPKILIVVDNTLFSGRVVGPGARDTDAEGVRAFNALVRDDPRVEMSPIPMADGIAPIRKRRVTA, from the coding sequence ATGCCGAAGATCCTAATCGTGGTGGACAACACCCTGTTCTCCGGCCGGGTCGTCGGCCCCGGGGCACGGGATACCGACGCCGAAGGGGTCCGCGCGTTCAACGCGCTGGTCCGCGACGATCCTCGTGTGGAGATGTCGCCGATCCCCATGGCGGACGGCATCGCCCCGATCCGCAAGCGACGGGTCACAGCCTGA